GTGAAATACAGGGCAGCTACCAGGCTGGATGTATTCCAAACAATATAGATATGGTGCGTTCATTTCCAATAAAGATCTCATTCCTGTAACTAGCAAAGGCCTTCGGCACCAAAATACTATGCCAATATGCAGTTTTACTATAAACCAAAATAGCCATGGAACTGCAAAGTAATGATTTTACTAGGGCAGTGAATAAAGGAACCCACCtagtttttttctccctcacaTGCTCTGGATTTTCTAGCTGCTCCCAAGAGGGAAAATCACTCTGAATGAATCTCTCCACTACAAGTTGGTAGTTCTCCACCTGCAAGAGCGATCCTgcaaacacaacaaagaaaggAGTTGAGTTAATGAAAGGAGAACACAAAAAGAGCAAGCTcaatttcctcattttaaagTCACGAGGCCAGGCAGTGacatttcagcatcttcagaCCAcgtcttttcttccttgttttggAGCTGGATGGCAGAACATCACAGTTTGCAGCACCTTCAGATTTAGTTCTGTGGGACATACCTATGAGAGCTGTATTGGCAAAGGGGCTGCTATCCCTATGGCAAATCACACAGGGAAGTGTGCcgctgctgtcctgcagctggagGATACTTCTCCTGGAGGAGACTCGCAGCACACCTAGTAGGATctgcaagagaaaggaagatgtaaAGAGTATCAAACACTTCCCATGTTCAAAAGCTAGAAATCAGCATGCACGGCAGCAGCCCAGATTCAGTCTGTATTCAGCACAACACAAGTAAGAAATTCTGTGTCACACCTGAGCAAAAGAAATAGGCACACATCAGAGGGGGCAAAGGACAGCAACTGTTCTGGAAGGCTTTAGGAGAAACAGGAGCTCTCAGGGTGCGGGCATTAAAGGGAACTAGGCACTTACCAAACGGGGCTGGAAACTTCCTGCTGAGAGTGTGCAGTAGGACCAGGCCAGCCTGCGATTCAGCTCTTGGGTGCACATGTGTTGTGCCTCCAAGGGGGAAAGCAGCTGGGATGGACAGAAGCCTTCCCAGCCCTTCTGTTCTGCTACACGACTCAGTGCTGACAGAGATGGGACCTGGTATGGGGGATCCAGGGTCAAATactaagggggaaaaaaaaacaaggtcAACAAGTTTCTTCCCATCAGATAAACTAGAAACAGCTCACAGCACATTTACCTTCTGCAGGGGACAGTGGTGTATATTTGCTAGAATTTCATGATAAATATCTCTTGCTTCCCTTCTGTCTGGTACCACGGCTTGCAGAATTGCAACAAGGAATTTCTCTGCAGGTCCAGGGTTTCGGTGTACGGAGCTGAGCAACAGTCGCTGGTGcccaaagaaacaagcaaacctGAAAAATTTTAGAGCagtcagaagcagcagcactcccCATTTTACAGTGGGTTTTGCATGTAAGTCAGgaattttttctgcttgttacCCGTGAATGTGCTGAGCTGGACAAGAATTAAGGAGAGTGCAGAAAGAATGCAAAGTGGttaaaaaaggaacatttaaaGGTGACATAGATTGATGTCAGGTGAGCAGACAAGGAACAGAAAGCCATGAGAAACAGACAGACTGGCAACATCTCAACACATAAAGATCTCCTTGTAAGTTACAGAAATGGATCTTCATGCATTTCGACTAACTTGAAGTGATTAATCATATTAGGTAcacttggttttcttttacaggACAGAGCAAAATAACCACAGATTGCTCTtgttctgatattttctttgcattcgGACCCTTTCAGAAGGATACCTCGTCACTTTGAACAGCCACAAGTGATCACAATGCCAGTCAAAATAGTTTTAATAACAAAAGATGAAATCAAGTAAGAAGAGATAGTGACTAAATCACTGGAACCACTTTCAGGCAGTAGCAGGACTTAGTAATGACATTTAAAACAAGtggaaaatgtaataaaaaatgaaactcATAGCTAGCAACATTCTGGGAACAGAACTGAAGCTGTTTCATTGGAAAGCATGGCAAAAATTCCACCGACATAAGCACATGTGGGAAAATCTGCTAGAGCAAAGGTTCTCCAACAAGTGCTCGCATGACTGATAatactgagcagctgctgctgctcctgtgagGAGCTAGGAAGCTGTAATCTGGTTGTAGAAGCAGTTTCCAGCTTCAGCCTCAGTGCTTAAGTTCATTTGCCAAGCAAATCAGATTGGAAGGCATTCATCCCTACAGTGCTTCTATATTCCAGAATAAAGCTTCATAGGTGGGGACAGGTCAGCACATGCTCTGGAGTGCTGCAGCCTACAGAAAGCAGTGGGCTCACTGCACATGCACCTGAAAAACGTTCATGACTTCTTCATTAGAGCAACTACAAGATACAGGGTTCGTTTGATGTGGAATCCAGATAAACAGCTTAAGCCAGTAAACCAGACAATTGCTGCTGCCATTAGTCTCCAAGCAAATAAGCTTTGTGAACCTTTGGTCTGGAAGATGCTTAGGTATCTTACAAAGCACATCTGCACATCACTGGACTTCAGAATTGTCCTTACCTCTCCTGAAATGTCTCCAGAAGGCTCACTAGCCAGAGGTAGTGCGGCATACTAAGATTATAGCGGAAGAGCAGATGTAGGTAGAGATTTCTTGAAGTGACTGGTGGGTGGTAAGGAGTGCTGAGCCTTGAAAAACTCCTCAGCAAGACAGTGCTGTTCAAGCAAGCACCAAGTACAATGAAAGGTGAGGATACCAGAGGCTTCTGGAGGAGGTGGACATCGATGAGCTGAGATAAAACAGACAATGCGACTTAATAGGAGAGTATGGTTTGCCACCACTCTCCCAAACCATCACCTTACTCTAAATCCTTTTTCACTCTGCTGGATTGTCTGTAAACTCAGTAGTCCTGAAGGATCTGGCACTGCTTAAGGAGGATGCAAATAATTTCATGACCAAGTTTGTTAAACAAAAACCACTGATTTTGTTTCAGGGACTTGTTGGAAAATTTCCAGCATTCCTAACCCACACATGCTTGCAAGCCTCCCCTGGGGCCTAAGTATTTTATCACTGAATGCATTTTGGTAGGAAGGAGGCTACAAGGGTGGCCTCTGTGAGCAGAAGAGTCAGGAGCAATAGAGCGAAGATGATGAAAGGAAGGTGGCttgagttttgcttttctttttcagtgtcttaCTTCATTCTTAATTGGCAATAAACTAAGCTTCCTCACTTTGAGTCTGTTCTGTCTGTGATGGTGAGTGACCTCCCGCTCAACTCAAAAGCTTTATTTCCCATATTATTTAATTCCCCTGTCTGCATTAAGAGGAGTGATAGAGCAGTAGACCGAGATCAACCCCATTGTACCTCAGAAGTCTCCCAATTTTACCTCCACACATGCTCCTGGTCGGATTCCGCGTGCAGAGTTCAACAACTGCTGGTAAGCAAGGCACAAGCAGACTTTGCTATCGAGCTCATAGACACCAGCTTGGGCATTGAGTATTTTGGTGACAGTTCCctacacaaaaagcaaacagaaagttATGTGAGTTTATTCCAGAATGTAAGAGACTCATAGGCCAGAGcgaaaaggaaataaattcatcGTGACAATGAGATCTTGCTAGACCATGAGTGGGTAAAAGCTAATGCTATGAATCCTTACCACATATGAAATGATCTTGGACTCTTTGATCGATCCTGGCCACTCTTCAGCACTCAGCTCTGAAGAGACATTGAAATGCTCTGTGGTCTCAAGTGAAGCTGACAGAGAGGATTCTCCTTGCCAAGAACTGTCCAATGCCTGCTCCTTTACCTTCTCCGCACAGTAAGGCAGTAGGCAGGAAGAAACACTGGTGACAAACATCCTTTGCCCAGATTTCTTCAGGCTGGATATACTCAGGCCTGTTATTGTGTACCTGTGGCCCAACTTGAGGGTATGGTGCCATGCCAGCTGGTTGGGCTTCTGGAGCAGAGAGACCAAAGTGACATCAGCATCTCctccactggaaaaaatattcttcccaCATGAAAAACTTTCCTTTTGAGAGGGGCAGCACCTCATATTTTTAGCATACAGGCCCTTGTTCATCaatggcaaaaatgcacagctaatggtggtgactatgttgaaagGGTGCTTTGTAGCTAAGAACTGattctatcaaacagtgttattgtacTCTCTGTATCTGCAGTAGTttccaaggaaagaaataagaggTATTACTTTTGAAACTATCTATGCACAAGGATTACTCTAGGCTGtgcagaataaataagaaatatagCATCAGTAGTTTTTACTAGgacataataaataaatcacattgaAAGGAAAAGGGCAAGCTTTGAAAAATGGATTAACCAACACATATGCAAATATAGATGGTAAATTTCTGGGCAAAATTACAAGGACATACTTACCTTCACCAGGATAGGGGCCCAAACAACTGAGGTGAAgcacttcagaaacagaaagaagaatgtcTTCCGGTGAATACAAAGGAGGGGGCTGAGTCTGGACAGTTCACCTGCCACACTGAGCTTTGatcttttcttaaaaggaaTCCTAGGAGGCAATTgaggaagcaaataaaaatctgtCAAGGACTCAGGAGTATTCCAAAAATACATTACACAAATACGTAGAATGCTCTTTTTAGAAATAAGGGATCtaacaaagcaaagctgacCATTTGTTAGAGAGTTTTTCGAAACAAACTTGCCCACAAAATTATTACTTCAATTTTATACACTAAATCACTTCAACGCTTTAAAAAACCATAATATTTGAAGCCAACAGAGCTGTTACAAAGATTCATGTTCCAGGACAAGAGTATAAGAACCATTACTGCAAATAAGAAACTAATTATAGGCCCAAATGGGGGATAAAAACATCACAAGCAACtcttcagcagaaaactgaacTCAGTTTTTGCAGGTCCATACCACTGGTATGTACTAATTTCATATTGAAAAGTAACTAGATTCTAATAatacttctgtttcactgtaaattaaacaaaataagaaaaaaagtggtgCTAATCAAAATAGTGAACAGTAGGTGCagtgaatgttttcttctcatgctttttctataatatcaaaataaaccaggaaatattttttcttattctgccAAAATACGGATTTAAACTACAAGTTTAAATACAAGTTGAACTTTCACTGCACCTACTGTTCACTATTTTGATTATTGAAGTACAAGTCAACTCCTGGAAAATAGTTTACTAGTGAAAAGAAGCATTATTATACAACTTTTGCTTCCACCACTCACTGTCCTGCTTCCACCTATGGCAGGGGATTAACACAGTGCTTCCTAAGCCAAATGCTCTTCACAATACCTGAGAAACCAGAACCGCAGCACTATGATGCACTTGACCATGCTTGGTGTTTACCTGGAGACAAGGAGTGGCTCAGCCAGCGCTGGGTAGATGACTGGAATGGTCTCAGACACTTCCTTTGGGAGCTGATCTACTGGCACTGGATCCACCAGGATTTCTATGTATCCCAATGCACTGCGGTCAGTCTGTGGTATATATGCCCAGCTTGGGAATAGAAACAGTGACTCCAGCCACTCCAGTTCAAAATGCAGCATCTAAGGTAAAAGACAGTGAGAAAAAGCTTGAGATTAATTAAGTTACTCAGTATTATTTATAAAGTTAATCTACTAATTTGGCCTTGCACAAACATCATAAATTCCTATTCTGCTTCTGGGCTTCATTATTAAATATCTTCTGTCCTCTTCTCTGTCTCGCACAGAGAACTTCCAGCCTTTCAGATGCAAATCTGGAGATCTGCTGAGCTCTACACCTAGCATTCCCTGGATTATAGCTATTCCCTTGCAGTAAAGTCATAATTCACTGTAAGGCTTCACTATTTCCAGACTGTTTCTTAGAATTCtcatctccttccctttcccctgaGTTTTCAGTTAGAAGTTGATACCAATACaactaatgcattttttttgccTAGTCTTCACCCTCCCTGGAAGGCACAACTTCCCTACTCTTTCATTCCCATCCTATTAGTTACTTTGTATTTACAATCCCTTCCTATGAATTTAGCTGGCTTTTCATCCAATACCACTGTCATGCAAGTTATTATTTCCTGAAAGTATGTCGTCAGTGCATCAATGAACAGTCAGTACAGCTGACTGAAAGTTATTTCTGCTCAACAAACACAGGATACTGCTATGACCTCCATGTCTCAGGCCACCTCACGCTGTTCAAGGTGTAACAGAACTACATATTAAATTTACTCATCTCTGTAGTCCATGACAGTAGACTCCATAGTTGCTCTCCTAGCAGTGACAAATTTGACATGTTCTGCCTGTCATTTCTCTGGGATCTGAACCTGCTGTATTCCTGCTTTTTACAAAGTTGTGTTACTTTTCTCAGTACAGACTCTGGCAAACCATCTGAAACCTGTAGCACTCTGCAGTACTGCCCCAGAAGGGGTAACAGAACAAAATCCCTCAGGTCAAGGACATACCTCACATGGAATTATCCCAGTATTGTCTTTCACATAGAGACAACCGTCTTTGTCCTCTTGCCTTCCGTCAGTTAAATAGCCAACCAAGATCAGGTAAGCCCTTGGCAAAGAGCTGTGCATGGGTAAAGCACCTTGCCCTTGGTGAGCCCACTCTTTAAATCTGCTTGTGCTCCAGGTCAGGTGGCTGCAGCATGGAGTATGTTGTTGATGCTTTAGGTCAGAGATGGAGATGAAactggaagggaaaataaaaaaagcaagaacacaGATTCTCAGTCTGCAAAGTTGGGGGATTACAGTCATCAGTGCAATGGACAAAGCCTGGCTAAATCAGCAAAGCCTCAGCTGCTGGCATGGTTTGATGATCTCATATGGCAAGAATCAACACATCCACTGGCATTTATTAAAAATCTCTCTCATCTCAGCTGAGCATCCCCTctgaaaacagagacagaaggCTTGCTTAAAATTAATAACTGAGGTTTAACAAAAGAGAATATGCTTTCAAGTATATCAATGCAGGCAGCCCTGAATCTTTTCGCCTAAATTCTTGGCTTTGGTGGGGTAGGAGGAATAACATCAGATAACCACCACAATTGAGGCTGATCCCAGCTATCACGCTTAGACTGACCACAGTACTGAAGATGTGAGAACACGACAGCATCCTCACAGGAGTCTCAGCTTTTCAGAGTTTATGCAATGATGGCAGCATTCATCAATACTGCTTACATCCTGGCTGTCTATGCTAGAGAACTAAAGTCCTTTGTCTGCACTAACATCTGCACTGTAAGAGCTACTACAAACTGGTTTCCATCTTGTGATTATGAGAATTGTTTCCACCAGGATTAGCTGACAATTTAAGGTTGTGAAACAGTGGCTGTACTCACAACATCCACttgctcagcagcaggaattAATCGAACTCAGAGAACATGAATTTGAAGAATTTCACATGATTAGTCAGGTAGCAAAGGTTCAAAGCCAGAAACGAATCTAGACAAGTGATTGGTCAGAATAAGCAATGAACTGCACTCATGtcaaacaaataataatcagaaaatataaatataggCAGGTATTTGTGTATTTGACAGGAATCTGAACTGGAGACAGATTATCTGAAAAAGATATAAGTAAACTGCTGCATCTTCAGCAACAGAGCAAAGCTGGGATTAATACTGGTGCCTATGACCTACAAGGATACAGTGCCACCCCTGTTTGCATTATATGTACTGATCGTTTTCTGTgagaaaccaaaacaacaacgGCAGGCAGAGCCCGTTCCCGTTTACCTGTATCCCAGCGGCAGGTCCCCGCCGCCCGCGCTCCTCACGCACCTCAGCACCGCATCCAGTGACGCCCGTTCCGCCCCTCCAGGCCCCGGGTCGGCCGGGAGCGCTCGAAGGGCAAAATCCCGAGCCGCCTGCAGCCACCGCTGCTCCTAGGGAGAAGCAAAGACACGAGGCTTCAGCgcggggaggagaagggaggcGAGCCCGCAACCCGCAGGGCACTCACCGCCGCGCTGGGTTCCGCCATGACAGCTCCCGTCACCACAGCGACATGCCGGGCCGTGAGCCCGCCAGGCTCCATCCCCTCTCTCCAGGCCAATCACCGCCGCCATCTTACGCCGCCTGCCCGCCCCCTGCTCCTCCCATTAAGGGGATGGGCTCAGCGGGCACGGGAATGGCCGATGTGAGGGAGccacagaatctcagaatgagccgggttggaagggacctcaaggatcatgtagttccaacccccctgcctggcagggccaccaaacatacacatttactagatcaggttgcccagggccccgtccaacctggccttgaacacctccaaggacggggcatccacaacctccc
The Coturnix japonica isolate 7356 chromosome 1, Coturnix japonica 2.1, whole genome shotgun sequence DNA segment above includes these coding regions:
- the CTC1 gene encoding CST complex subunit CTC1 isoform X2; the encoded protein is MEPGGLTARHVAVVTGAVMAEPSAAEQRWLQAARDFALRALPADPGPGGAERASLDAVLRCVRSAGGGDLPLGYSFISISDLKHQQHTPCCSHLTWSTSRFKEWAHQGQGALPMHSSLPRAYLILVGYLTDGRQEDKDGCLYVKDNTGIIPCEMLHFELEWLESLFLFPSWAYIPQTDRSALGYIEILVDPVPVDQLPKEVSETIPVIYPALAEPLLVSRIPFKKRSKLSVAGELSRLSPLLCIHRKTFFFLFLKCFTSVVWAPILVKKPNQLAWHHTLKLGHRYTITGLSISSLKKSGQRMFVTSVSSCLLPYCAEKVKEQALDSSWQGESSLSASLETTEHFNVSSELSAEEWPGSIKESKIISYVGTVTKILNAQAGVYELDSKVCLCLAYQQLLNSARGIRPGACVELIDVHLLQKPLVSSPFIVLGACLNSTVLLRSFSRLSTPYHPPVTSRNLYLHLLFRYNLSMPHYLWLVSLLETFQERFACFFGHQRLLLSSVHRNPGPAEKFLVAILQAVVPDRREARDIYHEILANIHHCPLQKYLTLDPPYQVPSLSALSRVAEQKGWEGFCPSQLLSPLEAQHMCTQELNRRLAWSYCTLSAGSFQPRLILLGVLRVSSRRSILQLQDSSGTLPCVICHRDSSPFANTALIGSLLQVENYQLVVERFIQSDFPSWEQLENPEHVREKKTSIYVQFYFEDVQILHSMEGQIQKDPSSKSTSLRKKKDGCSTSNLETPEAKVLKLEDPKPDPGEDEGCQRGQSSTERTSCVSHLFLVTQKEGLMLRNYQLLREGGGEEREPQRSFQATVLWLGRPQLWSHPREIESLPELEETSRDGGEGTTRQEALLLFMGKSLQWFPFLHLDGLYRFIVPHCSDLEVFDKLSFPPVPAEFLGRPSCPLCLPVQDSWHLRHETWLSFPAERQLAARAMLTGMDQRISSIPEILSNSFRGSLVSFSGEIVERTLCASPKNEKPDATLSLRKQKGNLLASDHSVKLSVSAAAGSPVVLDIYIAATYLQHLKGLLPGAKILFQNLERKISRFHNVYCAYIASSCVTVLSLPASHQLFTSSCAGRASSPSLVFISNLQHQLQALPQARILCHVSCVLTLSLQWVCSLCSSIFKEGKCTRHCPPCPSHTGVRQASARVLVEDGTGEALVLCRNQHVAAVLGLSLLEWEAVQSCVQSRGSLFIQYGEATGTGCVEELEDPIACYLRNLCRSSLICRPILLDFSLDRKPSKVLQPAPVQVRNFRSGEVEFVSQVRPRQSLLCLNVEEVEQKALCCLNRERIERMSGHCQVGTTT
- the CTC1 gene encoding CST complex subunit CTC1 isoform X3; translated protein: MEPGGLTARHVAVVTGAVMAEPSAAEQRWLQAARDFALRALPADPGPGGAERASLDAVLRCVRSAGGGDLPLGYSFISISDLKHQQHTPCCSHLTWSTSRFKEWAHQGQGALPMHSSLPRAYLILVGYLTDGRQEDKDGCLYVKDNTGIIPCEMLHFELEWLESLFLFPSWAYIPQTDRSALGYIEILVDPVPVDQLPKEVSETIPVIYPALAEPLLVSRIPFKKRSKLSVAGELSRLSPLLCIHRKTFFFLFLKCFTSVVWAPILVKKPNQLAWHHTLKLGHRYTITGLSISSLKKSGQRMFVTSVSSCLLPYCAEKVKEQALDSSWQGESSLSASLETTEHFNVSSELSAEEWPGSIKESKIISYVGTVTKILNAQAGVYELDSKVCLCLAYQQLLNSARGIRPGACVELIDVHLLQKPLVSSPFIVLGACLNSTVLLRSFSRLSTPYHPPVTSRNLYLHLLFRYNLSMPHYLWLVSLLETFQERFACFFGHQRLLLSSVHRNPGPAEKFLVAILQAVVPDRREARDIYHEILANIHHCPLQKYLTLDPPYQVPSLSALSRVAEQKGWEGFCPSQLLSPLEAQHMCTQELNRRLAWSYCTLSAGSFQPRLILLGVLRVSSRRSILQLQDSSGTLPCVICHRDSSPFANTALIGSLLQVENYQLVVERFIQSDFPSWEQLENPEHVREKKTSIYVQFYFEDVQILHSMEGQIQKDPSSKSTSLRKKKDGCSTSNLETPEAKVLKLEDPKPDPGEDEGCQRGQSSTERTSCVSHLFLVTQKEGLMLRNYQLLREGGGEEREPQRSFQATVLWLGRPQLWSHPREIESLPELEETSRDGGEGTTRQEALLLFMGKSLQWFPFLHLDGLYRFIVPHCSDLEVFDKLSFPPVPAEFLGRPSCPLCLPVQDSWHLRHETWLSFPAERQLAARAMLTGMDQRISSIPEILSNSFRGSLVSFSGEIVERTLCASPKNEKPDATLSLRKQKGNLLASDHSVKLSVSAAAGSPVVLDIYIAATYLQHLKGLLPGAKILFQNLERKISRFHNVYCAYIASSCVTVLSLPASHQLFTSSPVSSSCAGRASSPSLVFISNLQHQLQALPQARILCHVSCVLTLSLQWVCSLCSSIFKEGAG
- the CTC1 gene encoding CST complex subunit CTC1 isoform X1, whose product is MEPGGLTARHVAVVTGAVMAEPSAAEQRWLQAARDFALRALPADPGPGGAERASLDAVLRCVRSAGGGDLPLGYSFISISDLKHQQHTPCCSHLTWSTSRFKEWAHQGQGALPMHSSLPRAYLILVGYLTDGRQEDKDGCLYVKDNTGIIPCEMLHFELEWLESLFLFPSWAYIPQTDRSALGYIEILVDPVPVDQLPKEVSETIPVIYPALAEPLLVSRIPFKKRSKLSVAGELSRLSPLLCIHRKTFFFLFLKCFTSVVWAPILVKKPNQLAWHHTLKLGHRYTITGLSISSLKKSGQRMFVTSVSSCLLPYCAEKVKEQALDSSWQGESSLSASLETTEHFNVSSELSAEEWPGSIKESKIISYVGTVTKILNAQAGVYELDSKVCLCLAYQQLLNSARGIRPGACVELIDVHLLQKPLVSSPFIVLGACLNSTVLLRSFSRLSTPYHPPVTSRNLYLHLLFRYNLSMPHYLWLVSLLETFQERFACFFGHQRLLLSSVHRNPGPAEKFLVAILQAVVPDRREARDIYHEILANIHHCPLQKYLTLDPPYQVPSLSALSRVAEQKGWEGFCPSQLLSPLEAQHMCTQELNRRLAWSYCTLSAGSFQPRLILLGVLRVSSRRSILQLQDSSGTLPCVICHRDSSPFANTALIGSLLQVENYQLVVERFIQSDFPSWEQLENPEHVREKKTSIYVQFYFEDVQILHSMEGQIQKDPSSKSTSLRKKKDGCSTSNLETPEAKVLKLEDPKPDPGEDEGCQRGQSSTERTSCVSHLFLVTQKEGLMLRNYQLLREGGGEEREPQRSFQATVLWLGRPQLWSHPREIESLPELEETSRDGGEGTTRQEALLLFMGKSLQWFPFLHLDGLYRFIVPHCSDLEVFDKLSFPPVPAEFLGRPSCPLCLPVQDSWHLRHETWLSFPAERQLAARAMLTGMDQRISSIPEILSNSFRGSLVSFSGEIVERTLCASPKNEKPDATLSLRKQKGNLLASDHSVKLSVSAAAGSPVVLDIYIAATYLQHLKGLLPGAKILFQNLERKISRFHNVYCAYIASSCVTVLSLPASHQLFTSSPVSSSCAGRASSPSLVFISNLQHQLQALPQARILCHVSCVLTLSLQWVCSLCSSIFKEGKCTRHCPPCPSHTGVRQASARVLVEDGTGEALVLCRNQHVAAVLGLSLLEWEAVQSCVQSRGSLFIQYGEATGTGCVEELEDPIACYLRNLCRSSLICRPILLDFSLDRKPSKVLQPAPVQVRNFRSGEVEFVSQVRPRQSLLCLNVEEVEQKALCCLNRERIERMSGHCQVGTTT